One Corynebacterium tuberculostearicum DNA window includes the following coding sequences:
- the mobA gene encoding molybdenum cofactor guanylyltransferase, whose protein sequence is MLGAVILAGGHGRRMGGADKASLSAHGTRFINRLLAQLPYGTPTVAVSPHRLGLPQVCESPLYGGPVAGIAAGAQALSHCSELALFAVDAPDSPLLLPRLHSALVSSSADAVLTRAADGYLQPLCSLWRAPALHSQLESLPTTRNVSVRRLIRGANFIEIPGTGAERDYDTRAELREVPAFPPHTALRAHRQPLG, encoded by the coding sequence ATGCTCGGCGCGGTCATCCTCGCCGGCGGCCACGGCAGGCGCATGGGCGGCGCCGATAAAGCCTCCCTTTCCGCCCACGGCACGCGCTTTATCAACCGCCTGCTCGCCCAGCTTCCCTACGGCACCCCGACCGTGGCCGTCTCCCCGCATCGCCTCGGCCTGCCCCAGGTGTGCGAGTCACCGCTCTACGGTGGTCCCGTCGCCGGCATCGCGGCCGGCGCACAGGCGTTATCCCATTGCTCCGAGCTCGCCCTCTTCGCCGTGGATGCCCCCGATTCGCCGCTACTGCTTCCCCGCCTGCACTCGGCCCTCGTCTCCTCCTCGGCCGATGCCGTCCTCACCCGTGCCGCCGACGGATACCTCCAGCCGCTGTGTTCCCTCTGGCGCGCTCCCGCGCTCCACTCTCAGCTCGAATCCCTTCCTACGACTCGGAACGTCTCCGTCCGCCGCCTCATCCGTGGCGCCAACTTCATCGAGATTCCCGGCACCGGCGCCGAACGCGACTACGACACCCGTGCGGAGCTGCGCGAGGTTCCTGCGTTCCCTCCCCACACCGCCCTTCGCGCTCACCGGCAGCCGCTCGGCTAG
- the moaC gene encoding cyclic pyranopterin monophosphate synthase MoaC, whose amino-acid sequence MEFTHLNSDGAAYMVDVTEKQPTVRTATAEGEVACSPEVMTALRDGTVPKGDVLAVARIAGISAAKKVPELLPLAHTIGVHGCAVELTLADDHVSISATVRTADRTGVEMEALTAVNVSALAIIDMVKGVDRSAYIRRCGIVAKSGGRSGDWSRTLPES is encoded by the coding sequence ATGGAATTTACCCACCTGAACTCTGACGGCGCCGCCTACATGGTCGACGTCACCGAGAAGCAGCCCACGGTGCGCACCGCCACCGCTGAGGGCGAGGTTGCCTGTTCTCCGGAGGTCATGACCGCTTTGCGCGATGGCACTGTACCCAAGGGCGATGTCCTCGCGGTAGCCCGCATTGCCGGAATCTCGGCCGCCAAGAAGGTCCCCGAGCTGCTTCCACTGGCACATACCATCGGCGTACACGGCTGCGCAGTGGAGCTCACGCTTGCCGACGACCACGTTTCCATCTCCGCAACCGTCCGCACCGCCGACCGCACCGGCGTGGAAATGGAGGCGCTGACGGCCGTAAACGTATCCGCGCTCGCGATCATCGACATGGTCAAGGGCGTGGACCGCTCCGCGTATATCCGCCGCTGCGGAATCGTGGCGAAATCCGGCGGCCGCTCTGGGGACTGGTCCCGCACCCTCCCGGAGTCCTAA
- the prfA gene encoding peptide chain release factor 1 — protein MSNQVSLVDDIVSEYQGIEMQMADPEVAGDQKQFRKLSKRYAELRPIIMVNDELTQAREDLADAKEMAYEDHDFQEEADRLEKSVESLEEKLADLLAPRDEQDSEDIIMEIKAGAGGEEAALFAGDLARMYERYADKTGFNWEVLGLNESDLGGVKDMTISFRSKSPSRDGAWSVFKFEGGVHRVQRVPVTESQGRIQTSAAGVLVYPEPEEVESVNIDDKDIRVDVYRSSGKGGQGVNTTDSAVRITHLPTGLIVTCQKERSQIQNKARALQVLQARLDQMEREAREAEAGEQRASQVRTMDRSERIRTYNWPENRITDHRIGYKANNLDSVLNGDMHDLIKALQDQERAERLEAEG, from the coding sequence ATGTCTAATCAGGTTTCACTCGTTGATGACATCGTGTCCGAGTACCAGGGCATTGAGATGCAGATGGCCGATCCGGAGGTAGCCGGCGACCAGAAGCAATTCCGCAAGCTTTCCAAGCGCTACGCGGAACTGCGCCCCATCATCATGGTCAATGATGAGCTGACCCAGGCGCGCGAGGATCTCGCTGACGCCAAGGAGATGGCTTATGAGGACCATGACTTCCAGGAGGAAGCGGACCGCCTAGAAAAGTCCGTGGAGAGCTTGGAAGAAAAGCTCGCTGATCTGCTCGCGCCGCGTGATGAGCAGGATTCCGAGGACATCATTATGGAAATCAAGGCCGGCGCGGGCGGCGAAGAAGCAGCCCTCTTTGCCGGCGACTTGGCCCGCATGTATGAGCGCTATGCGGATAAGACGGGCTTTAATTGGGAGGTCTTGGGCCTCAATGAGTCCGATTTGGGCGGCGTGAAGGATATGACGATTTCCTTCCGCTCCAAGTCCCCGTCGCGCGATGGTGCATGGTCCGTATTCAAGTTTGAGGGCGGCGTGCACCGCGTACAGCGCGTTCCGGTCACTGAGTCCCAGGGCCGCATCCAGACCTCTGCCGCCGGCGTGCTGGTCTACCCGGAGCCGGAAGAGGTCGAGTCCGTCAATATCGATGACAAGGATATTCGCGTCGACGTCTACCGCTCTTCCGGTAAGGGCGGTCAGGGCGTGAACACCACCGACTCCGCGGTGCGTATTACCCACCTGCCCACCGGGCTTATCGTGACCTGTCAGAAGGAGCGTTCCCAGATTCAGAATAAGGCGCGTGCGCTGCAGGTTCTGCAGGCCCGTCTGGATCAAATGGAGCGCGAGGCCCGCGAGGCTGAGGCCGGCGAGCAGCGCGCCTCCCAGGTGCGCACCATGGACCGTTCCGAGCGCATCCGCACCTATAACTGGCCGGAAAACCGCATCACGGATCACCGCATTGGTTACAAGGCCAATAACTTGGACTCCGTGCTGAACGGTGACATGCATGACCTTATTAAGGCCCTGCAGGACCAAGAGCGCGCCGAGCGCCTCGAAGCCGAGGGTTAA
- a CDS encoding molybdopterin molybdotransferase MoeA, which yields MSTPRSISAHLDAVLALASTPPAESAPVDASLSGRVLATDATARFPVPPHANSAMDGFLVHAADLSSTAPWTLPVAGDVPAGAAPIAVPAGHAVRIMTGAPVADTSGMLVVPVENTTTPSGPVALPHEVTITEAPTKSHIRPAGEDIQPGAPVATAGTLIDAAVIAALTSSGVYTVTAYRRPRIAVISSGEELVSSPVELAPGQLPDSNGPMLAALSGADTHVHVGDNPAELSAALDQLSPSHDLILTSGGVSAGAFDVVHTVLGRTDSAWFGHVDQRPGAPQGYSLWNDTPVLCLPGNPVAAFVDFQLYARPLIAALSGHPAPRQRVNLHARVESPLPASRGRPTIVPVTVDFQAAPAITSHLPHGSHRVVSLAGTNGFCLIDSEPPAMGEDITVYLY from the coding sequence ATGTCCACGCCCCGCAGCATCTCCGCGCACCTCGATGCCGTACTCGCGCTGGCTTCCACTCCACCGGCCGAGTCCGCGCCTGTCGACGCCTCCCTCAGCGGCCGCGTCCTCGCCACCGACGCCACCGCGCGCTTCCCCGTGCCGCCCCATGCCAATTCGGCGATGGATGGCTTCCTCGTCCATGCCGCGGATCTTTCCTCCACCGCGCCATGGACCCTCCCCGTCGCCGGCGATGTACCGGCCGGCGCGGCTCCCATCGCCGTGCCCGCGGGCCACGCCGTTCGCATCATGACCGGTGCCCCCGTGGCCGATACCTCAGGAATGCTCGTCGTTCCCGTGGAAAACACCACCACCCCGTCCGGCCCGGTAGCACTTCCTCACGAGGTCACCATCACGGAGGCCCCCACCAAATCGCATATCCGCCCAGCCGGCGAGGACATCCAGCCCGGCGCGCCAGTCGCCACCGCCGGCACGCTTATCGACGCCGCCGTCATCGCCGCCCTCACCTCCTCCGGCGTATATACCGTTACGGCCTACCGGCGCCCACGCATCGCGGTCATCTCCTCCGGCGAAGAACTCGTCTCTTCCCCAGTAGAGCTCGCCCCCGGCCAACTACCGGATTCCAATGGCCCGATGCTCGCTGCCCTCTCCGGCGCAGATACGCACGTGCACGTGGGCGACAACCCCGCCGAGCTGTCCGCTGCGCTCGATCAGTTGTCCCCGTCCCACGACCTCATCCTCACCTCAGGTGGCGTGTCAGCCGGCGCCTTCGACGTCGTGCACACCGTACTCGGGCGCACGGATTCCGCGTGGTTTGGGCACGTCGACCAGCGCCCGGGTGCCCCGCAGGGCTACTCCCTGTGGAATGACACCCCGGTGCTGTGCTTGCCCGGCAATCCCGTGGCAGCCTTCGTCGATTTCCAGCTTTATGCCCGGCCACTTATCGCCGCACTGTCCGGTCACCCCGCGCCACGCCAGCGGGTCAACCTGCACGCTCGAGTGGAGTCTCCCCTTCCCGCCTCCCGCGGCCGGCCGACCATTGTTCCCGTCACCGTAGACTTTCAGGCAGCGCCCGCCATCACCTCGCACCTACCCCACGGCAGCCACCGCGTGGTGTCGCTGGCCGGCACCAATGGCTTCTGCCTCATCGACTCCGAGCCGCCGGCCATGGGCGAGGACATCACCGTTTATCTGTATTAA
- the prmC gene encoding peptide chain release factor N(5)-glutamine methyltransferase, with protein MENTYGQALRRGVQRLRAAGVASPEWDARIMAAHLIHCGHMDIPLDQAPMPGFDVAYDALLRRREAREPLQYVLGSAWFGPLELKVGSGVFIPRPETEVMADWAVRNADGPRLVDLCTGTGALALYLHHYLPDAQVKAVELADAALAYTQANTRNTGVEVIQADATADDTLAEWNGTVDLLVTNPPYVPETPDLDPEVYHDPHNAVFAGADGMGVITGLIPTIARLVRPGGKVAIEHDDSTSGAVQAALARHGGFEQIAALQDLTGTPRFVTAVRGVD; from the coding sequence GTGGAAAACACGTATGGACAGGCGCTGCGCCGCGGGGTGCAGCGCCTTCGTGCTGCCGGGGTAGCCAGCCCTGAGTGGGATGCACGCATCATGGCCGCGCACCTCATCCACTGCGGCCACATGGATATCCCGCTCGATCAGGCTCCTATGCCCGGCTTCGACGTGGCCTATGATGCGCTGCTGCGCCGCCGGGAGGCCCGCGAGCCTTTGCAGTACGTCCTTGGCAGCGCCTGGTTCGGCCCGCTGGAGCTCAAGGTGGGCTCGGGCGTGTTCATCCCGCGGCCGGAGACCGAGGTGATGGCGGATTGGGCGGTGCGCAACGCGGACGGCCCGCGGCTGGTAGATCTGTGCACCGGCACGGGCGCGCTAGCGCTCTACCTACACCACTATCTGCCTGACGCGCAGGTGAAGGCAGTGGAGCTTGCCGACGCCGCCCTGGCCTACACCCAAGCCAACACCCGTAACACCGGGGTAGAGGTCATTCAGGCTGATGCCACGGCCGACGATACTTTGGCGGAATGGAATGGAACCGTGGACCTCCTCGTGACCAACCCGCCCTACGTGCCAGAAACCCCGGATCTTGATCCAGAGGTCTATCATGACCCGCATAACGCGGTTTTTGCCGGAGCGGATGGGATGGGGGTCATTACCGGCCTTATTCCGACCATTGCGCGCCTTGTGCGCCCAGGCGGCAAGGTGGCCATCGAACACGATGACTCCACGAGCGGGGCGGTACAAGCCGCGTTGGCCCGACACGGCGGCTTTGAACAGATCGCCGCGCTGCAGGACCTGACGGGAACGCCCCGCTTTGTTACTGCGGTGCGCGGGGTAGACTAA
- a CDS encoding long-chain fatty-acid--CoA ligase, which yields MLSTMMDIPLSLTRILEYGASVHGDTTVTTWHGEGTGSEFDPAEEVTFRDIAARAAAFAHAIHDELGITSDERVGSFMWNCAEHLEVMFGTACKGAIFAPLNKQLMNDQIRHIINHAEISAIVCDPRLAQQLGKVLVGTNSVGSVIITGAQPAQQFAHLFPRGVEVYSYEALIDGRSTVYDWPELDERTAAALCYSTGTTGAPKGVLYSHRSLYLEAMQLRSSDSLCITHGETFLCCIPICHVLSWGVPFTCFMTGTPLVLPDADVSAPTLAKAIAATSPRVAHGVPTIWIQLFVHYMHHPPERMTLTEIYAGGSPVPPTLIKMWEERYGVDVVHVWGMVETSTVGSVARPPQGASGDTRWAYRVSQGRIPASLEYRVVNDGQVVARTDRNAGELQVRGNLVTGSYYHSPTAEPGEIASEFRGRQVEAAEDKFTADGWLRTGDVGSVTKDGFLTVEDRARDVIRSGGEWIYSVQLENLIMSDELVVEAAVIGYPDKQWVERPLAVTVLAEGASPTIETAERLRASMRKELPSWMLPEYWTFVKSIDKTSVGKFDKKDLRAHLAEGEYNIIRLKGPGESQRLTAIEDADLSREN from the coding sequence ATGCTTTCCACGATGATGGATATCCCCCTCTCCCTGACCCGCATTTTGGAATACGGTGCCTCAGTACACGGGGACACTACGGTTACCACCTGGCACGGTGAGGGCACCGGCTCGGAATTCGATCCGGCCGAGGAAGTTACCTTCCGCGATATCGCTGCCCGCGCCGCCGCGTTCGCCCACGCCATTCACGATGAATTGGGTATCACCAGCGATGAGCGCGTGGGCAGCTTTATGTGGAATTGCGCCGAACACTTGGAGGTAATGTTCGGCACCGCCTGCAAGGGCGCGATTTTTGCCCCGCTGAATAAACAGCTGATGAATGACCAGATTCGCCACATTATTAACCATGCGGAAATCTCCGCCATCGTCTGCGATCCCCGCCTGGCGCAGCAGCTGGGCAAGGTGCTCGTGGGCACCAACTCCGTGGGAAGCGTCATCATCACCGGCGCCCAACCAGCGCAGCAATTTGCCCACCTTTTCCCCCGCGGGGTTGAGGTGTATTCCTATGAGGCTCTTATCGACGGCCGCTCAACCGTCTATGACTGGCCCGAACTAGATGAGCGCACGGCCGCGGCGCTGTGCTATTCCACGGGCACCACGGGCGCTCCCAAGGGAGTGCTGTATTCGCACCGGTCCCTCTACCTGGAGGCCATGCAGCTGCGTTCCTCGGACTCGCTGTGCATTACCCACGGCGAGACCTTCCTGTGCTGCATTCCTATCTGCCACGTGCTCAGCTGGGGCGTTCCCTTCACCTGCTTCATGACGGGCACCCCGCTGGTGCTTCCCGACGCCGACGTGTCCGCCCCCACCCTAGCCAAGGCCATCGCCGCTACCTCTCCGCGCGTGGCACACGGTGTGCCCACCATCTGGATCCAGCTCTTTGTCCACTACATGCACCATCCACCAGAGCGCATGACGCTCACCGAGATCTATGCCGGCGGCTCCCCCGTCCCGCCGACGCTGATCAAGATGTGGGAGGAGCGCTACGGCGTCGATGTGGTCCACGTGTGGGGCATGGTGGAAACCTCCACCGTAGGCAGCGTTGCCCGCCCGCCCCAGGGCGCCTCCGGCGATACCCGCTGGGCCTACCGCGTGTCCCAGGGCCGCATCCCCGCCTCGCTGGAATACCGCGTGGTCAATGATGGGCAAGTCGTCGCTCGCACCGACCGCAATGCCGGCGAGCTGCAGGTGCGCGGCAACCTGGTCACCGGTTCCTACTACCACTCGCCCACCGCTGAGCCGGGCGAAATCGCCTCCGAATTCCGCGGCAGACAAGTCGAGGCCGCGGAGGATAAGTTCACCGCCGATGGCTGGCTGCGCACTGGCGACGTCGGCTCAGTTACCAAAGACGGCTTCCTTACCGTGGAGGACCGCGCCCGCGATGTCATTCGCTCCGGCGGCGAATGGATCTATTCCGTGCAGCTAGAAAACCTCATCATGTCTGACGAGCTTGTCGTCGAGGCCGCCGTGATTGGCTACCCCGATAAGCAATGGGTCGAGCGCCCACTCGCCGTCACAGTATTGGCCGAGGGCGCCTCACCCACCATCGAGACCGCGGAGCGCCTGCGCGCCAGCATGCGCAAGGAACTGCCGAGCTGGATGCTGCCGGAGTATTGGACCTTTGTGAAGTCCATCGATAAGACATCCGTGGGCAAGTTCGATAAGAAAGATTTGCGCGCCCACCTGGCAGAGGGCGAGTACAACATCATCCGGCTGAAGGGGCCAGGCGAATCGCAACGCCTCACCGCCATCGAGGACGCCGATTTAAGCCGGGAAAACTAG
- a CDS encoding L-threonylcarbamoyladenylate synthase, whose protein sequence is MQGKIFNCADDAEREEGMNIAVKAAQSGRLVVMPTDTLYGLGCDAFDNDAVANLLATKQRGPDMPVPVLVGSWDTVRGLVASYTDTARDLVEAFWPGGLSIVVPQAPSLPWNLGDTRGTVMLRMPLHPIAIELLREVGPMAVSSANISGHQPPTTALMAKQQLGKAVTVYLDGGETAVGKPSTIIDLSGERPYLLREGALSAEEIGEVIGVEAQTLRTRPQA, encoded by the coding sequence ATGCAAGGAAAGATTTTTAACTGCGCCGATGATGCCGAGCGCGAAGAGGGCATGAATATTGCGGTCAAGGCTGCGCAATCCGGTCGCCTTGTGGTTATGCCCACCGATACGCTCTATGGCCTCGGCTGTGATGCCTTTGATAATGATGCCGTAGCCAACCTCCTGGCCACCAAGCAGCGTGGCCCGGATATGCCGGTGCCGGTTTTGGTGGGTTCCTGGGATACCGTTCGCGGTCTGGTCGCTTCCTATACGGATACCGCGCGTGACTTGGTGGAGGCCTTCTGGCCCGGTGGCCTGTCCATCGTCGTTCCGCAAGCACCATCGCTGCCGTGGAACCTTGGCGATACCCGCGGCACCGTGATGCTGCGCATGCCATTGCATCCCATCGCCATCGAGTTGCTGCGCGAGGTTGGCCCCATGGCAGTCTCCTCCGCCAATATTTCTGGCCACCAGCCACCAACCACGGCGCTTATGGCCAAGCAGCAGCTAGGTAAAGCCGTGACGGTTTACTTGGATGGGGGAGAGACGGCCGTCGGCAAGCCCTCGACCATCATTGATCTCTCCGGTGAGCGCCCATACCTCCTGCGCGAAGGCGCGCTTTCGGCCGAGGAAATCGGCGAGGTCATTGGCGTCGAGGCGCAGACCCTGCGCACCCGCCCACAAGCTTAA
- the rho gene encoding transcription termination factor Rho, translating to MSETDNTAAQDLASLKLPELRKMAAERGLRGVSALRKGDLITAIKTGQVPPKAKAKVEKAAQVEKADKAEKPEKADKPRNKAQDEAPHKAEKQEESSEKKDNRQQGSGEEQRYESRSQARRARRNRARRQERQERQERQEREERNRNEEQGGTKDSRDKNSQDGSDSQGEKNDRGDNKQRGNRHEDNNNHERGNRRGRRNRRNRRGRGNNNDNNGGNDLQVREGDELQAVGGILDVVDNNVAFLRTTGYRAAASDVFVNNGIVRRLGLRSGDAITGQVKVSGPTHTHGNGRNRRKYNQLVQVDTVNGIDPEGAKQRPHFNKLTPLYPNKRLRLETDPKILTTRVIDLIMPIGKGQRALIVSPPKAGKTTILQNIANAISTNNPECYLMVVLVDERPEEVTDMQRSVNGEVIASTFDRPPSEHTSVAELAIERAKRLVEQGKDVVVLLDSITRLGRAYNNSSPASGRILSGGVDSNALYPPKRFLGAARNIEEGGSLTIIATAMVETGSTGDTVIFEEFKGTGNAELKLDRGISERRVFPAVDVNPSGTRKDELLLVPEEARIMTKLRRILSALDSHQAIDLLIKQLKKTRSNGEFLMQVASSAPMAADKDEEDYV from the coding sequence GTGAGCGAAACGGACAACACCGCAGCACAGGATCTTGCATCCCTGAAGCTGCCGGAATTGCGCAAAATGGCCGCAGAGCGCGGCCTACGTGGTGTCTCTGCCCTGCGCAAGGGGGATCTCATCACCGCCATCAAGACCGGACAGGTTCCGCCTAAGGCCAAGGCCAAGGTGGAAAAGGCCGCTCAGGTAGAAAAGGCGGACAAGGCAGAGAAGCCTGAGAAGGCAGATAAGCCGCGCAATAAGGCGCAGGATGAAGCGCCGCACAAGGCGGAAAAGCAGGAAGAATCCAGCGAGAAGAAGGATAATCGCCAGCAGGGCTCTGGTGAGGAGCAGCGCTATGAGTCGCGCTCCCAGGCCCGCCGCGCTCGCCGCAACCGCGCCCGCCGCCAAGAGCGTCAGGAGCGCCAGGAACGCCAAGAGCGCGAGGAGCGCAACCGCAACGAGGAGCAGGGCGGCACTAAGGACAGCCGCGACAAAAACTCCCAGGACGGCTCCGATAGTCAGGGCGAGAAGAATGACCGCGGCGATAATAAGCAGCGCGGCAACCGCCATGAGGACAACAATAACCACGAGCGCGGCAACCGCCGTGGGCGCCGCAACCGCCGCAACCGCCGCGGGCGCGGAAATAACAATGACAATAACGGCGGCAACGATTTGCAGGTCCGCGAGGGCGATGAGCTGCAGGCCGTCGGCGGCATCTTGGACGTCGTAGACAATAATGTCGCTTTCCTGCGCACCACGGGCTACCGTGCCGCGGCTTCCGACGTCTTTGTGAACAACGGCATCGTCCGCCGCCTGGGCCTGCGCTCTGGTGACGCCATCACCGGCCAGGTCAAGGTCTCCGGCCCGACGCATACGCACGGCAATGGCCGCAACCGCCGCAAGTACAACCAGCTGGTACAGGTCGATACCGTCAACGGCATCGATCCGGAAGGCGCAAAGCAGCGCCCGCACTTTAATAAGCTCACCCCGCTGTACCCGAATAAGCGCTTGCGTTTGGAAACGGATCCGAAGATCCTCACCACCCGCGTCATTGACCTCATCATGCCGATTGGTAAGGGCCAGCGCGCGCTTATCGTCTCCCCGCCAAAGGCCGGTAAGACGACGATTCTGCAGAATATCGCCAACGCGATTTCTACCAATAACCCGGAGTGCTACCTCATGGTCGTCCTCGTAGACGAGCGTCCTGAGGAAGTTACGGACATGCAGCGCTCCGTCAACGGTGAGGTAATTGCCTCCACCTTTGACCGCCCGCCATCAGAGCACACCTCCGTGGCGGAGCTGGCTATCGAGCGCGCCAAGCGCCTGGTGGAGCAGGGCAAGGACGTCGTGGTCCTGCTGGATTCCATTACCCGCCTGGGCCGCGCTTATAACAATTCTTCCCCGGCTTCTGGCCGCATTCTCTCCGGCGGTGTGGACTCCAATGCGCTCTACCCACCAAAGCGCTTCCTGGGTGCCGCCCGCAATATCGAAGAGGGCGGTTCGCTGACGATTATCGCCACCGCCATGGTGGAGACCGGCTCTACCGGCGATACCGTCATCTTCGAGGAATTCAAGGGCACGGGCAACGCCGAGCTGAAGCTGGATCGTGGCATCTCCGAGCGCCGCGTCTTCCCGGCCGTGGATGTCAACCCGTCCGGCACCCGTAAGGACGAGCTGCTGCTCGTTCCAGAGGAGGCACGCATCATGACCAAGCTGCGTCGCATCCTCTCCGCCCTGGATTCCCACCAGGCCATTGACCTGCTCATTAAGCAGCTGAAGAAGACCCGCTCCAATGGCGAGTTCTTGATGCAGGTGGCCTCCTCGGCCCCGATGGCTGCGGATAAGGATGAAGAAGATTATGTCTAA
- the moaA gene encoding GTP 3',8-cyclase MoaA, which produces MTSSSQQPVVSLPLPTVGRARPPADLPAPAADGTRALLDRYGRQARDLRVSLTDRCNLRCTYCMPAEGLEWMPTEQTLSDEETIRLIRIGVGKLGIRQVRFTGGEPLLRKSLEKIIAATKQLRTDQGRSPSTALTTNGLGLEKRAGALAAAGLDRINISLDTIDRERYAALTRRDRLDHVLQAIAAADAAGLHPIKINAVVMPGVNEEDIVPLADYAVHHGAQLRFIEQMPLGPREQWRREDMVTAEDILARLRTHFSMEPAREPRGSAPAALWEVSAPNGTRGTLGIIASVTHPFCGDCDRTRLTTDGAIRNCLFGNSETPLRDLLRSGASDEDIMEAWAGEMWTKKPGHGIDDEGFLQPDRPMSAIGG; this is translated from the coding sequence ATGACCTCTTCCTCCCAGCAGCCCGTGGTTTCCCTGCCCCTGCCTACCGTGGGCCGAGCGAGACCGCCGGCGGATCTGCCTGCACCGGCCGCTGATGGCACACGCGCATTGCTGGATCGCTATGGACGCCAAGCTCGCGACCTGCGCGTCTCGCTGACGGATCGCTGCAACCTGCGCTGCACCTATTGCATGCCGGCCGAAGGCTTGGAGTGGATGCCCACAGAGCAAACCTTGAGCGATGAGGAAACCATCCGGCTGATCCGGATAGGCGTCGGCAAGCTGGGCATCCGCCAAGTGCGTTTTACCGGTGGCGAGCCCCTGCTGCGCAAGTCGCTGGAGAAGATTATTGCCGCGACCAAGCAGCTGCGCACCGACCAAGGCCGCTCCCCATCCACCGCGCTGACCACCAACGGGCTTGGCTTGGAAAAGCGCGCCGGCGCCCTCGCCGCGGCCGGGCTCGACCGCATCAATATCTCGCTCGACACCATCGACCGCGAGCGCTACGCCGCACTCACCCGCCGCGACCGCCTTGACCACGTGTTGCAGGCCATCGCCGCCGCGGATGCCGCGGGCCTGCACCCCATCAAGATCAACGCCGTGGTCATGCCCGGGGTCAACGAAGAAGACATCGTTCCGCTGGCGGATTATGCCGTCCACCATGGCGCCCAGCTCCGCTTCATCGAGCAGATGCCGCTCGGGCCCCGCGAGCAATGGCGCCGCGAAGACATGGTCACGGCCGAAGACATCCTCGCCCGCCTGCGCACCCATTTTTCCATGGAGCCGGCACGCGAACCGCGCGGTTCCGCCCCCGCCGCCCTATGGGAGGTCAGCGCTCCGAATGGCACGCGCGGCACGCTGGGCATCATTGCCTCGGTCACCCACCCCTTCTGCGGCGATTGCGACCGCACCCGCCTTACTACCGATGGCGCCATTCGCAATTGCCTCTTTGGCAATTCCGAAACCCCACTGCGAGACCTGCTGCGCTCCGGCGCGAGCGATGAGGACATCATGGAGGCTTGGGCCGGGGAAATGTGGACCAAAAAGCCCGGTCATGGCATTGATGACGAGGGCTTTCTCCAACCAGACCGTCCGATGTCCGCCATTGGCGGCTAA